Proteins encoded in a region of the Bradyrhizobium sp. CB3481 genome:
- a CDS encoding DUF2272 domain-containing protein, translated as MAIKDEIKWFKEQFAADVIPALAGTPISFDLVSAIAFQESGELWSKLRLHLPREEILRLSVGDTLDDPNRSAFPKNKEALIAVQRGQAMFELAHRLLVEMADATGIEAYQAVAQRPHKFVHGYGIFQYDLQFFRRDPDFFLEQRWKSIDACVDKMMTELKRGLDQLGFSDKASLTDRESAFVAIVYNTGFGNFRESRELQQGHHDGTHFYGENIDRYLKIAHTIPTPSVGARPTPPAMAPLPSAGRSIVAIAKAEFDRFHGIDEGDEPLRSRIADYYEAGGGSRNLDPTLNENAWSAAFVSFCVKQSGATPDQFKFNLSHSVFVRAAIANGDADRGVFRGHRVTEYAPRLGDLVHHNRDGGTLSFDFARANTGYPSHSAIVVDFEVRNGVRHAVTIGGNEGLSGGTGTVGMKRFPLDANGFLNQSAIGVKLICVVENQLAAGVVTPAMPLGPHVVSVRTDLKLRGGPGPTFPVIAPLLNGTPLNVLEFEDNPTGRWALVDLEGDGIKDGFVFAKFIVPVTS; from the coding sequence ATGGCTATTAAAGACGAAATCAAATGGTTCAAAGAGCAGTTCGCCGCGGATGTCATCCCCGCCCTGGCCGGCACGCCGATATCTTTCGATCTGGTCAGCGCGATCGCGTTCCAGGAATCCGGCGAATTGTGGAGCAAGCTGCGCCTGCATCTGCCGCGCGAGGAGATTTTGCGGCTCTCGGTCGGCGACACCCTCGATGATCCGAATCGCAGCGCATTCCCGAAGAACAAGGAAGCGCTGATCGCGGTTCAGCGAGGTCAGGCGATGTTCGAGCTGGCCCATCGGCTATTAGTGGAGATGGCCGATGCCACCGGCATCGAAGCCTATCAGGCCGTGGCGCAGAGGCCGCACAAGTTCGTGCACGGCTACGGCATTTTCCAATATGACCTGCAATTCTTTCGCCGCGATCCGGATTTCTTCCTGGAGCAGCGTTGGAAGAGCATCGACGCCTGTGTCGACAAGATGATGACTGAGCTGAAACGAGGACTGGACCAGCTCGGCTTCAGCGACAAGGCGTCACTCACCGATCGGGAGTCGGCCTTTGTCGCGATCGTCTACAACACCGGTTTCGGCAATTTCAGGGAAAGCCGCGAACTGCAGCAGGGTCACCATGACGGGACGCATTTCTACGGCGAGAACATCGATCGCTATCTGAAAATCGCGCACACAATCCCGACGCCATCGGTCGGCGCGAGGCCCACGCCGCCCGCCATGGCGCCCCTTCCATCAGCCGGGCGGTCGATCGTCGCCATCGCCAAGGCCGAGTTCGACCGCTTCCATGGCATCGACGAGGGCGACGAACCGCTGCGCAGCCGCATTGCCGATTATTATGAAGCGGGCGGCGGCAGCCGGAACCTGGACCCCACGCTGAATGAGAATGCCTGGTCGGCAGCCTTCGTTTCATTCTGCGTCAAGCAGTCCGGCGCGACACCAGACCAGTTCAAGTTCAATCTCAGCCATAGCGTTTTCGTTCGCGCGGCCATTGCCAACGGCGATGCCGACCGCGGCGTCTTCCGCGGACACCGCGTTACCGAGTACGCGCCCAGGCTCGGCGACCTGGTTCACCACAATCGGGACGGCGGAACGCTCAGCTTCGACTTTGCCCGCGCCAACACCGGCTATCCGTCGCACAGTGCCATTGTGGTCGATTTCGAAGTGCGCAACGGCGTGCGTCATGCCGTGACGATCGGCGGCAATGAGGGCCTTTCAGGCGGCACGGGGACCGTCGGCATGAAGCGCTTCCCGCTCGACGCAAACGGCTTCCTCAATCAATCGGCCATCGGCGTCAAGCTCATTTGCGTGGTCGAAAACCAACTTGCAGCTGGCGTCGTGACACCGGCGATGCCGCTAGGTCCCCACGTCGTTTCCGTACGCACTGATCTGAAGCTGCGCGGCGGCCCTGGCCCCACCTTCCCGGTCATCGCGCCGCTCCTCAACGGAACGCCGCTGAATGTTCTCGAGTTCGAAGACAATCCGACCGGCCGTTGGGCGCTCGTCGATCTCGAGGGTGACGGAATCAAGGACGGCTTCGTATTCGCAAAGTTCATCGTGCCGGTCACCTCGTGA
- a CDS encoding glutathione S-transferase, protein MRYELYYWPMIQGRGEYVRLALEEAGARYADVARRGNGMAAMTRMMEAQKGTPPFAPPFLKDGKLVIGQTANILLYLGSRHGLAPKSEAGKLWVHQLQLTIADLVLEIHDTHHPLGPSLYYEDQKAPAKKRTDEFWKSRVPKYLGYFEDLLKANGGTYVTGRRLTYVDLSLFQIVEGLRYAFPKRMKAFERKIPGLVALRDRVAARPNIKAYLASERRIPFNEEGIFRKYKTLDG, encoded by the coding sequence ATGCGTTACGAGCTCTATTACTGGCCAATGATTCAGGGCCGCGGCGAATATGTCCGCCTCGCGCTCGAAGAGGCGGGCGCCCGATATGCCGACGTGGCGCGCCGTGGCAACGGCATGGCCGCGATGACGCGCATGATGGAAGCGCAGAAGGGGACGCCGCCGTTCGCGCCGCCATTCCTCAAGGACGGCAAGCTCGTCATCGGGCAGACCGCCAACATTCTGCTTTATCTGGGATCGCGCCACGGCCTGGCGCCGAAGTCGGAGGCCGGCAAATTGTGGGTGCATCAGCTGCAGCTCACGATCGCTGATCTGGTGCTCGAAATTCACGACACCCATCACCCGCTCGGGCCCTCGCTCTATTACGAAGACCAGAAGGCGCCGGCCAAGAAACGCACCGACGAATTCTGGAAATCGCGCGTGCCGAAATATCTGGGCTATTTCGAGGATCTGCTGAAGGCCAATGGCGGGACTTATGTGACCGGGCGCCGCCTCACTTACGTCGACCTATCGCTATTTCAGATCGTCGAGGGGCTGCGCTACGCTTTCCCGAAGCGCATGAAGGCTTTCGAGCGCAAGATTCCCGGCCTTGTCGCCCTGCGCGACCGCGTCGCGGCGCGGCCGAACATCAAGGCATATCTGGCGAGCGAGCGAAGGATCCCGTTCAACGAGGAGGGGATTTTCCGGAAGTACAAGACGCTGGATGGTTAG
- a CDS encoding septation protein IspZ, with translation MKDVFARLGADFFSTIVFIAIYLATDNVLLATGVAIAGAIGQVIYSRLKGKELGYMTWASLALVIVLGSATLLTHDPRFVLAKPAIGHFAIGAIMLKRGWMLRYMPPIVSQTIPEYVTFAGYAWAALCFVLAAGTIGIAMIGDMKLWTFYVTVVLVGAKIAAFAIQYVAFRILVGSRLRAAAQRA, from the coding sequence ATGAAGGACGTATTCGCCAGACTGGGCGCCGATTTTTTCTCCACCATCGTGTTCATCGCGATCTATCTCGCGACCGACAACGTCCTGCTGGCGACGGGCGTCGCGATTGCGGGCGCGATAGGCCAGGTGATCTACTCGCGCCTCAAGGGCAAGGAGCTCGGGTACATGACATGGGCGAGCCTTGCGCTCGTCATCGTGCTCGGCAGCGCGACGCTATTGACCCACGATCCGCGCTTCGTGCTGGCAAAACCTGCGATCGGGCATTTCGCGATCGGCGCCATCATGCTCAAGCGCGGCTGGATGCTGCGCTACATGCCGCCGATCGTGTCGCAGACCATTCCGGAATACGTCACCTTCGCAGGCTATGCCTGGGCCGCCCTATGCTTCGTGCTGGCCGCCGGCACCATCGGCATCGCGATGATCGGCGACATGAAGCTGTGGACGTTCTATGTGACGGTCGTGCTGGTCGGCGCCAAGATCGCCGCCTTTGCGATTCAATACGTCGCGTTTCGTATTTTGGTCGGCAGCCGGCTTCGCGCTGCCGCCCAGCGCGCCTGA
- a CDS encoding SH3 domain-containing protein yields MHKTIFAKIAALVSLAGAAIAQAPAGEPAWRKSALPLVPPDHVAGEAYRTDEAAMTGYLAVYPANANDPKSPASVFAPRQVLVVRLMREDGALRAASAELQPRTDPTRGNRDTTMTDPDGEEREYDRQDAELAAGRAKLPAGTEPCSLGAWSEDRDPKGLNVRAEPSVKARVVGTLPPPYRLKMGGAENTPEGGWLTEFRIIGFKEGWFLIEGAKPPGKEYEDENRYPRNAPKPYSGRGWVAANKVGASYANGGTRMGGLFQAPFVDAQWTPAGRKLGGTLDTDGGPKRILACSGHWGLVESHDGVRGWWRALCNNQVTNCS; encoded by the coding sequence ATGCACAAGACGATTTTCGCTAAGATCGCCGCCCTCGTCTCACTGGCGGGTGCGGCGATTGCGCAAGCGCCGGCGGGCGAACCGGCCTGGCGCAAGAGCGCGCTTCCCCTGGTGCCACCGGATCACGTCGCAGGCGAAGCCTATCGCACCGATGAAGCCGCGATGACCGGCTATCTCGCGGTCTATCCCGCCAATGCAAACGATCCGAAATCGCCGGCAAGCGTATTCGCGCCGCGGCAGGTGCTCGTCGTCAGGCTGATGCGCGAGGATGGTGCACTGCGCGCCGCATCGGCGGAATTGCAGCCGCGTACAGATCCGACGCGCGGCAATCGCGACACCACCATGACCGATCCGGACGGCGAGGAACGCGAGTACGACAGGCAGGACGCCGAACTCGCGGCTGGCCGTGCGAAGCTGCCCGCGGGTACCGAGCCCTGTAGCCTCGGCGCATGGTCGGAGGACCGCGATCCCAAGGGCCTGAACGTGCGCGCCGAGCCTTCGGTGAAGGCACGCGTGGTTGGCACGCTGCCGCCGCCCTACCGGCTGAAGATGGGCGGCGCCGAGAACACGCCCGAAGGCGGCTGGCTGACCGAATTCCGAATCATCGGCTTCAAGGAGGGCTGGTTCCTGATCGAGGGTGCCAAGCCGCCGGGCAAGGAATATGAGGACGAAAACAGATACCCGCGCAACGCGCCAAAACCCTATTCGGGACGCGGCTGGGTCGCCGCCAACAAGGTTGGCGCCAGCTACGCCAATGGCGGCACGCGCATGGGCGGGTTATTCCAGGCCCCGTTCGTCGATGCACAGTGGACGCCCGCGGGACGCAAGCTCGGCGGCACGCTGGATACCGATGGCGGCCCGAAACGCATCCTCGCCTGCAGCGGCCACTGGGGACTGGTGGAAAGCCACGACGGCGTGCGCGGCTGGTGGCGCGCGCTGTGCAACAACCAGGTCACGAACTGCAGTTGA
- a CDS encoding fumarate hydratase, producing the protein MNAPTAFPDQKPVPPYKHTPLFPLGPDTTPYKKITTEGVRVEKVLGKDMLVVSREALRALSEAAFGDINHYLRPGHLKQLRSILEDKEASDNDKFVAFDFLKNANIAAGGVLPMCQDTGTAIIMGKKGCNVITDGDDEAALSEGARDAYLRRNLRYSQVAPLSMYEEKNTANNMPAQCEIYAEGDDAYKFMFMAKGGGSANKSFLFQATPSVLTKDRLLAFLKEKVLTLGTAACPPYHLAIVIGGTSAELCMKTVKLASARYLDALPTQGSADGNAFRDLEMEQEILKMTQSLGVGAQFGGKYFCHDVRVIRMPRHGASLPIGLGVSCSADRQVLGKITKDGVYLEELEHNPAQYLPEVEQSLGGEVVKIDLNKPMKEILATLSNYPIKTRVSMTGTMIVARDSAHAKLRERLEKGEPLPEYFKNHPVYYAGPAKTPDGYASGAFGPTTAGRMDSFVNQFQAAGGSMVMVAKGNRAVAVREACKKHGGFYLGSIGGAAANLAEHCIKKVEVVEYPELGMEAIWRIEVVDFPAFIIIDDKGNDFFKELNLG; encoded by the coding sequence ATGAACGCCCCGACTGCTTTTCCCGACCAGAAGCCCGTTCCGCCCTACAAGCACACGCCGCTGTTTCCGCTGGGGCCTGATACCACGCCCTACAAGAAGATCACGACCGAGGGCGTGCGGGTCGAGAAGGTGCTCGGCAAGGACATGCTGGTGGTCTCGCGCGAGGCGCTGCGGGCGCTGTCGGAAGCTGCCTTCGGCGACATCAATCATTACCTGCGGCCGGGCCATCTGAAGCAGCTCCGCTCGATCCTGGAAGACAAGGAGGCCAGCGACAACGACAAGTTCGTCGCTTTTGACTTCCTGAAGAACGCCAACATTGCCGCCGGTGGCGTGCTGCCGATGTGCCAGGATACCGGCACCGCGATCATCATGGGCAAGAAGGGCTGCAACGTCATCACTGACGGCGACGACGAGGCTGCGCTCTCGGAAGGCGCGCGCGATGCTTACCTGCGCCGTAACCTGCGCTATTCGCAGGTGGCGCCGCTCTCGATGTACGAGGAAAAGAACACCGCCAATAACATGCCGGCGCAGTGCGAGATCTACGCCGAGGGCGACGACGCCTACAAGTTCATGTTCATGGCCAAGGGCGGCGGAAGCGCCAACAAGAGTTTTCTGTTCCAGGCAACGCCATCGGTTTTGACCAAAGACCGCCTGCTGGCGTTTTTGAAGGAGAAGGTGCTGACGCTCGGCACCGCGGCATGCCCGCCATATCACCTTGCGATCGTGATCGGCGGCACCTCGGCCGAACTGTGCATGAAGACGGTGAAGCTGGCGTCCGCACGCTATCTCGATGCGCTGCCGACCCAGGGCTCGGCCGACGGCAACGCGTTCCGCGATCTGGAGATGGAGCAGGAAATTCTCAAGATGACGCAGTCGCTCGGCGTCGGCGCGCAGTTCGGCGGAAAATATTTCTGCCACGACGTGCGCGTGATCCGGATGCCGCGCCACGGCGCCTCGCTCCCGATCGGGCTTGGCGTCTCCTGTTCGGCGGACCGCCAGGTGCTTGGCAAGATCACCAAGGACGGCGTCTATCTCGAGGAGCTCGAGCATAATCCGGCGCAGTATCTGCCTGAAGTCGAGCAGTCACTTGGCGGCGAGGTGGTCAAGATCGACCTCAACAAGCCGATGAAGGAAATTCTGGCGACGTTGTCGAATTATCCGATCAAGACCCGCGTCTCGATGACTGGCACCATGATCGTGGCGCGCGATTCCGCCCACGCCAAGTTGCGCGAGCGGCTGGAGAAGGGCGAGCCGCTGCCGGAGTATTTCAAGAACCATCCGGTCTATTACGCCGGTCCCGCCAAGACGCCCGACGGCTATGCCTCCGGCGCGTTCGGTCCGACCACCGCGGGGCGGATGGATTCATTCGTCAACCAGTTCCAGGCCGCCGGCGGCTCGATGGTGATGGTCGCGAAGGGTAACCGTGCAGTCGCGGTGCGCGAAGCCTGCAAGAAGCACGGCGGCTTCTATCTCGGTTCGATCGGCGGCGCGGCGGCTAACCTCGCCGAGCACTGCATCAAGAAGGTCGAGGTCGTCGAATATCCCGAGCTCGGCATGGAAGCGATCTGGCGTATCGAGGTGGTGGATTTCCCGGCCTTCATCATCATCGACGACAAGGGCAATGACTTCTTCAAGGAATTGAACCTGGGGTGA
- a CDS encoding TetR/AcrR family transcriptional regulator, which produces MTRTSRASRPAVRRKPARAAAERPAARRRRPAGETPYHHGDLHDALLAAAERVLEREGLPGLTLRAVAREAGVSHAAPTHHFGDLTGLLSELAAIGFRRFNEAMIAAGNTETLPLMKAMARAKAYVAYARARPGMYGLMFRTERLDMTRPSLHEAATASFEGLATAVSLSRNEKLTGEALEALSLDQAAAIARAWSLVHGFTMLLLDGRLKDILHRLPDGTGVEQLLDAMLRSTVPRPPAA; this is translated from the coding sequence ATGACAAGAACATCAAGAGCGAGCCGTCCCGCCGTAAGGCGCAAGCCGGCAAGAGCCGCGGCCGAAAGGCCGGCCGCCCGGCGGCGGCGCCCGGCGGGCGAGACTCCTTATCACCATGGCGATCTGCACGACGCTTTGCTGGCTGCGGCCGAGCGCGTGCTGGAGCGCGAAGGGCTGCCTGGCCTGACGCTGCGGGCGGTGGCGCGCGAGGCCGGCGTCTCGCACGCGGCGCCGACGCATCATTTCGGCGATCTCACGGGGCTGTTGAGCGAGCTTGCCGCTATCGGTTTTCGCCGCTTCAACGAAGCGATGATCGCAGCGGGCAATACCGAAACGCTGCCGCTGATGAAGGCGATGGCGCGCGCCAAGGCCTATGTCGCCTATGCGCGAGCGCGCCCTGGCATGTACGGGCTGATGTTCCGGACCGAGCGGCTCGACATGACGCGGCCATCGCTGCATGAGGCGGCGACCGCCTCGTTCGAGGGGCTGGCGACCGCGGTCAGCCTTAGCCGCAACGAGAAGCTGACCGGCGAAGCCCTGGAGGCGCTCTCGCTCGACCAGGCGGCGGCGATCGCTCGCGCCTGGTCGCTGGTGCACGGCTTCACCATGCTGCTGCTCGACGGGCGGCTAAAGGACATCTTGCATCGGCTGCCCGACGGCACCGGGGTCGAGCAGCTCCTCGACGCGATGCTGCGCTCGACCGTGCCGCGACCGCCAGCCGCCTAG
- a CDS encoding group III truncated hemoglobin, producing the protein MEAIVAGPARREQLTADIMERTGIDEAMIERLVRGFYAKVREDAVLGPVFETRIKDWEPHLAQMCAFWSSVALMTGRYHGTPMAKHLPLPVDGGHFDRWLALFEETAREICPGEAEAHFVERARRIAQSLELGIAGFHGVMLGKGDRFRRNQPGAV; encoded by the coding sequence ATGGAAGCGATTGTGGCAGGGCCGGCGCGTCGAGAGCAGTTGACCGCCGACATCATGGAGCGGACGGGCATCGATGAGGCGATGATCGAGCGCCTGGTGCGCGGCTTCTATGCCAAGGTCCGTGAGGATGCCGTGCTGGGGCCGGTCTTCGAGACGCGCATCAAGGACTGGGAGCCGCATCTGGCGCAGATGTGCGCGTTCTGGTCCTCAGTCGCGCTGATGACGGGCCGCTATCACGGCACCCCGATGGCCAAGCACCTTCCGCTGCCGGTCGACGGCGGTCATTTCGACCGCTGGCTCGCGCTGTTCGAAGAAACCGCCCGCGAGATCTGTCCGGGTGAAGCCGAAGCGCATTTTGTCGAGCGGGCGCGGCGCATTGCGCAAAGCCTTGAACTCGGCATCGCCGGTTTCCACGGCGTCATGCTGGGCAAGGGGGATCGATTTCGACGCAACCAGCCAGGAGCAGTCTAA
- a CDS encoding carotenoid oxygenase family protein — protein MLEQVKTETARTNLAPIPMECDAPHLKVSGELPRELNGTLYRNGPNPQFDAPGAHWFVGDGMLHAFHLENGRASYRNRWVRTPKWLAEHDAGRALFGGFGRKLPGAPAGITDDGGVANTNIIFHAGKLLALEEGHLPTEIEPGTLERTGYCDYNGAIKGPFTAHPKIDPATGEMVFFGYNAKGPLTPALSFGSVNAAGVVTRFDRFEAPYASMVHDFIVTENHLLFPILPIAGSMERAMRGGPPYAWEPEKGAYVGVMKRNGPAKDLVWFRAENCYVFHVMNAWEEGSRIIADVMQFEEAPLFPHPDGSKTDPQKSRARYCRWTFDLSGNTDRFTQTYLDDITGEFPRIDDRRAGLSNSHGWYACANPDLPMFGALSGIVHVDGKGKRLGHYLLPAGDTISEPVFVERGPDAAEGDGWLLAAVWRARENRSDLAVFNAQDVEAGPVALVHLGHRVPDGFHGNWVSAE, from the coding sequence ATGCTCGAGCAGGTAAAGACCGAGACAGCACGGACCAATCTGGCGCCGATCCCGATGGAATGTGACGCGCCGCATCTCAAGGTATCAGGCGAGTTGCCGCGCGAGCTCAACGGCACGCTCTACCGCAACGGCCCCAACCCGCAGTTCGATGCGCCGGGCGCTCATTGGTTCGTCGGCGACGGCATGCTGCACGCCTTTCATCTGGAGAATGGCCGCGCCAGCTACCGCAATCGCTGGGTCCGCACCCCGAAATGGCTGGCCGAGCATGACGCCGGCCGCGCCCTGTTCGGCGGATTCGGCCGCAAGCTGCCGGGTGCGCCCGCCGGCATTACCGACGACGGCGGCGTCGCCAACACCAACATCATCTTCCATGCCGGCAAGCTTTTGGCGCTGGAGGAAGGCCATCTGCCGACCGAGATCGAGCCCGGCACGCTCGAGCGAACAGGCTATTGCGACTACAACGGCGCCATCAAGGGGCCCTTCACCGCGCATCCCAAGATCGATCCGGCGACCGGCGAGATGGTATTCTTCGGCTACAATGCCAAAGGCCCTCTCACACCCGCCCTCTCCTTCGGGTCGGTCAATGCCGCTGGCGTCGTGACGCGGTTCGACCGCTTCGAGGCGCCCTATGCCAGCATGGTGCATGACTTCATCGTCACCGAAAATCATCTGCTGTTTCCGATCCTGCCCATTGCCGGCAGCATGGAGCGGGCGATGCGCGGTGGACCGCCCTACGCCTGGGAGCCGGAGAAAGGCGCCTATGTCGGCGTCATGAAGCGCAACGGCCCGGCGAAGGATCTGGTCTGGTTCCGCGCCGAGAACTGCTACGTCTTCCACGTCATGAATGCGTGGGAAGAAGGCAGCCGCATCATTGCCGACGTGATGCAGTTCGAGGAAGCGCCGCTGTTCCCCCACCCCGACGGCTCGAAGACCGATCCGCAGAAATCGCGGGCGCGATATTGCCGCTGGACCTTCGATCTATCAGGCAATACCGACCGCTTCACGCAAACCTATCTCGACGATATCACCGGTGAATTTCCGCGCATCGACGATCGCCGTGCCGGCCTTTCGAACAGCCATGGCTGGTATGCCTGCGCCAATCCTGACCTGCCGATGTTCGGCGCGCTAAGCGGCATCGTCCATGTCGACGGCAAGGGCAAGCGCCTCGGCCACTACCTGCTACCTGCCGGCGATACGATTTCCGAGCCGGTGTTCGTGGAGCGCGGCCCTGATGCCGCAGAAGGTGACGGCTGGCTGCTGGCAGCCGTCTGGCGCGCGCGGGAGAACCGCAGCGATCTGGCGGTGTTCAACGCACAGGACGTCGAAGCCGGTCCGGTCGCGCTGGTGCATCTCGGCCACCGTGTGCCGGATGGCTTTCACGGCAACTGGGTGAGCGCGGAATAA
- a CDS encoding DUF429 domain-containing protein yields the protein MRALGLDGFSRGWVAVLLDGDLHEIRFCCDIADALSVGFDRAAIDIPIGMTDDGERACDLLARERLRPHSSRVFTGARRWLWTDFSDPDRANRGALQRGQKRVSRQLWHLGPKIMEVDTFVQANRAHDIREAHPELVFLRLNDNKPLPPKKSVEGDSLRRKLLKRSGFRDIDRWLTATRIGSGAKRDDVLDACAMAIAAREPAGSVGSPLPDAHGLPMRIWF from the coding sequence GTGAGGGCGCTTGGCCTCGACGGCTTCAGCAGAGGCTGGGTCGCCGTGCTGCTCGACGGCGACCTTCACGAGATCAGATTTTGTTGCGACATTGCCGATGCGCTGTCCGTCGGCTTTGACCGCGCCGCGATCGACATTCCTATCGGCATGACCGATGACGGCGAGCGGGCCTGTGACCTCCTCGCCCGCGAGCGACTACGGCCGCATTCTTCGCGTGTGTTCACCGGCGCACGGCGCTGGCTGTGGACCGATTTTTCCGATCCGGACCGTGCCAATCGCGGTGCCTTGCAGCGTGGCCAGAAGCGCGTATCGCGTCAGCTCTGGCATCTCGGGCCGAAGATCATGGAAGTCGATACGTTCGTGCAGGCCAATCGCGCCCACGATATTCGTGAGGCCCATCCGGAGCTGGTATTTCTGCGATTGAACGACAACAAGCCCTTGCCGCCGAAGAAGTCCGTGGAGGGAGATAGCCTTCGGCGGAAATTGCTCAAGCGAAGCGGATTTCGCGACATCGACCGGTGGCTCACCGCAACGCGGATTGGAAGTGGTGCCAAGCGTGACGATGTCCTGGACGCCTGCGCGATGGCGATTGCCGCGCGCGAACCTGCAGGCAGCGTGGGATCGCCGCTGCCGGATGCGCACGGCTTGCCGATGCGGATCTGGTTCTGA
- a CDS encoding GFA family protein encodes MPESKTYTGGCHCGQVRFECTTDLAMVTACNCSICTKKGLHFTFLDPKSFHLRAGEENLKEYLFNKHAIHHQLCVDCGVDVFARGKKPDGSDVVALNVSCIDGIELSKLTMTPIDGRSL; translated from the coding sequence ATGCCCGAAAGCAAGACCTACACCGGAGGCTGCCATTGCGGCCAGGTGCGTTTCGAATGCACCACCGATCTCGCCATGGTCACCGCCTGCAACTGCTCGATCTGCACCAAGAAGGGCCTGCACTTCACCTTCCTCGATCCGAAAAGCTTTCACCTCCGCGCCGGCGAGGAGAACTTGAAGGAATACCTGTTCAACAAGCACGCCATCCACCACCAGCTCTGCGTCGATTGCGGGGTCGACGTCTTCGCACGCGGCAAGAAGCCCGACGGCAGCGACGTGGTCGCGCTGAATGTGAGCTGCATTGACGGCATTGAGTTGTCGAAGCTGACGATGACGCCGATCGATGGGCGGAGTTTGTGA
- a CDS encoding DUF6522 family protein codes for MKPIEFENGTVQIDAAIVAEGLGLTPSLLRQEMRAGRITSLAERGMDADSGRHRLTFFSEYRRFRVVVDATGAIIQRSAVDFGDARLPRSVHKPGG; via the coding sequence ATGAAACCGATCGAATTCGAAAACGGCACTGTGCAGATCGACGCGGCCATCGTCGCCGAAGGCCTCGGCCTGACGCCGTCCCTGCTACGGCAGGAGATGCGCGCCGGCAGGATCACGAGCTTGGCCGAGCGCGGAATGGATGCGGATAGCGGCCGGCATCGCCTGACCTTCTTTTCCGAATATCGGCGGTTTCGCGTCGTGGTCGACGCAACAGGCGCGATCATTCAGCGCTCGGCGGTAGATTTCGGCGATGCACGTCTGCCGAGATCGGTGCATAAGCCCGGCGGATGA
- a CDS encoding SET domain-containing protein-lysine N-methyltransferase: MPSIPSNKPYRVGRSRTGLGLFATKPIKKGTKIIRYFGPLLDSKKKEEDEIENKYLFELTNRWTIDGSVRENIARYINHACRPNAESDVRPRKRKVFIRAIKNIEPGEEINYDYGTDYFKAYLKPIGCKCDACENKRKKKRAEARAEKAKLKAKEERKALKKAEKLAKAEAKLKEKLTAKAVRKTKKKLNGHALNGKSLNGGSRARVAGKKPAGRKRPAAAPSLQA, encoded by the coding sequence ATGCCGTCCATTCCTTCGAACAAGCCCTATCGTGTCGGGCGATCCCGTACCGGACTTGGCCTCTTTGCCACCAAGCCGATCAAGAAGGGCACCAAGATCATCCGCTACTTCGGGCCGCTGCTGGATTCGAAGAAAAAGGAAGAGGACGAGATCGAGAACAAATATCTGTTCGAGCTCACCAACCGCTGGACCATCGACGGCTCGGTCCGCGAGAACATCGCCCGCTACATCAACCACGCCTGCAGGCCCAACGCGGAATCCGACGTTCGCCCACGCAAGCGCAAGGTGTTCATCCGCGCCATCAAGAACATCGAGCCGGGCGAGGAGATCAACTACGACTACGGCACCGATTACTTCAAAGCCTATCTGAAGCCGATCGGCTGCAAATGCGACGCCTGCGAGAACAAGCGCAAGAAGAAGCGCGCCGAGGCCCGCGCAGAGAAGGCGAAGCTGAAGGCCAAGGAAGAGCGCAAGGCGCTGAAGAAGGCCGAGAAGCTCGCCAAAGCGGAAGCGAAGCTGAAAGAGAAGTTGACGGCGAAGGCCGTGCGGAAGACGAAGAAGAAGCTCAATGGCCACGCGTTGAACGGCAAATCGCTGAACGGCGGCAGCCGGGCCAGGGTTGCCGGAAAGAAGCCGGCGGGGCGGAAACGGCCGGCCGCGGCGCCCTCCCTTCAGGCCTAG
- a CDS encoding Rrf2 family transcriptional regulator — protein MRLTSFTDFALRALMRLAGEPDRWFATNEIAAEFGISRNHLAKVVRDLADSGFISTQRGVGGGFMLARPAQSITIGEVVRALEGPPLVECFREDGGSCALKPRCRLKAKLAAAREAFMRELDATTLAECAYPAPAKRSPAHA, from the coding sequence ATGCGCCTGACGTCATTCACGGATTTCGCCTTGCGCGCCTTGATGCGGCTGGCTGGCGAGCCCGACCGCTGGTTCGCAACCAACGAGATCGCAGCGGAGTTCGGCATATCCCGCAATCATCTCGCCAAGGTGGTGCGCGACCTTGCCGACAGTGGCTTCATCTCGACCCAGCGCGGCGTCGGCGGCGGTTTCATGCTGGCCCGCCCGGCCCAATCGATCACCATTGGCGAAGTGGTCCGCGCGCTGGAAGGGCCGCCGCTGGTCGAATGCTTCCGCGAGGACGGCGGCAGTTGCGCGCTGAAGCCGCGCTGCCGGCTGAAGGCGAAGCTCGCTGCCGCGCGCGAGGCCTTCATGCGCGAGCTCGATGCGACCACATTGGCGGAATGCGCCTACCCCGCGCCGGCCAAGCGCAGCCCTGCCCACGCATGA